From one Candidatus Chlorobium masyuteum genomic stretch:
- the recQ gene encoding DNA helicase RecQ produces MRKVFGFREFRPNQEKIVRAILDKRDVFAVMPTGGGKSLCYQLPAVLLSGTCMVISPLIALMKDQVDGARANGIRAAFLNSSQLHEERESVMRELLSNSLDLLYVAPERFTFDHFRELLGRVNISMAVIDEAHCVSEWGHDFRPDYLSLSALVSLFPDLPVSAFTATATHRVQQDILDRIALRDPLIVRASFDRPNLFYDVRFKEKPDAQIVAILKTNQGKAGIIYRTSRKSVNDTAAMLQTKGFRALPYHAGLSDEERKRNQEAFIRDEVEVIVATIAFGMGIDKSNIRFVIHADLPKSIENYYQETGRAGRDGEPAHCTLLFAQGDIPKVRFFIDTMLDETERARALDALTRVTSFASTSVCRRITLLNYFGETYPHENCGYCDICTGSREVVDCTREAQMLLSAIVRTEERFGATHIIDIVMGSANQKIRDMGHDQLRTYGVGKGHTKKYWRQLADELFAQKVVAKAEGLYPTLYLLPKAVRILKGEEQIEIVRVLEKKAARAVQGDEGAPFDQELFELLRTLRKQIADEQGIPPYLVFSDRSLHDMAAIFPRTAEAMLTVSGVGEVKLERYGRQFLRLIDRFISDHPHCNL; encoded by the coding sequence TTGCGAAAGGTGTTCGGGTTTCGTGAATTCAGGCCCAATCAGGAGAAGATTGTCAGGGCAATTCTGGACAAACGGGATGTATTTGCCGTGATGCCGACCGGCGGAGGCAAATCGCTCTGCTATCAACTCCCTGCGGTGTTGCTTTCCGGTACCTGTATGGTTATCAGTCCGCTTATTGCATTGATGAAAGACCAGGTGGACGGAGCAAGGGCTAACGGTATCAGGGCCGCATTTCTCAACAGCTCACAGCTGCACGAAGAGCGGGAGAGTGTCATGCGTGAATTGCTCTCGAACTCGCTGGACCTGCTCTATGTTGCGCCTGAGCGGTTCACCTTCGATCACTTCAGGGAGCTGCTTGGCCGGGTAAACATCAGCATGGCGGTGATTGATGAGGCGCACTGTGTCTCGGAATGGGGGCATGACTTCCGGCCTGACTATTTGTCGCTCTCCGCTCTCGTATCGCTTTTTCCCGATCTGCCGGTTTCAGCTTTTACCGCTACAGCTACCCACCGGGTTCAGCAGGATATTCTCGACCGGATTGCCCTGCGCGATCCGTTGATTGTCAGGGCATCGTTTGACCGCCCGAACCTTTTCTACGATGTCCGCTTCAAGGAGAAGCCTGACGCCCAGATTGTGGCGATCCTGAAAACCAATCAGGGCAAGGCAGGCATAATCTATCGAACCAGCCGTAAAAGTGTTAACGATACTGCGGCCATGCTGCAGACGAAGGGGTTTCGTGCGCTGCCCTACCATGCAGGGCTCAGTGATGAGGAGCGCAAGCGTAACCAGGAGGCCTTCATCCGCGATGAGGTTGAGGTGATTGTTGCCACAATCGCTTTCGGCATGGGGATTGACAAGTCTAACATCCGCTTTGTTATCCATGCCGATCTGCCAAAGAGCATCGAAAACTACTACCAGGAGACCGGCCGGGCGGGCAGGGACGGTGAACCGGCACACTGCACCCTTCTCTTTGCCCAGGGTGATATACCCAAAGTGCGTTTCTTTATCGACACGATGCTCGATGAAACTGAACGAGCCCGTGCGCTTGACGCCCTGACGAGAGTGACCTCATTCGCATCCACATCGGTCTGCCGGCGTATCACCCTGCTCAACTATTTTGGCGAAACCTACCCGCACGAGAATTGCGGATACTGTGATATCTGTACAGGATCCCGTGAAGTGGTTGACTGCACCAGGGAGGCGCAGATGCTGCTTTCAGCTATTGTGCGCACTGAAGAGCGGTTCGGTGCAACGCATATCATCGATATCGTTATGGGCAGTGCCAATCAGAAGATTCGTGACATGGGTCATGACCAGCTTAGAACATACGGTGTGGGTAAAGGGCATACCAAAAAATACTGGAGGCAGCTTGCTGACGAACTGTTTGCCCAAAAAGTTGTAGCAAAAGCTGAAGGTCTTTACCCCACGCTCTACCTCTTGCCGAAGGCAGTGCGGATACTAAAGGGGGAAGAGCAGATTGAGATCGTTCGGGTTCTTGAAAAAAAGGCAGCCAGAGCAGTTCAGGGGGATGAAGGAGCGCCGTTCGACCAGGAGCTGTTCGAGCTGCTCAGAACCCTGCGCAAGCAGATTGCTGACGAGCAGGGGATTCCGCCCTACCTTGTTTTCTCGGATCGCTCGCTACACGATATGGCCGCCATTTTTCCCCGGACAGCAGAGGCAATGCTCACGGTATCCGGAGTCGGTGAGGTCAAACTCGAACGCTACGGCCGTCAGTTTCTCCGCCTCATCGACCGTTTCATCAGCGACCATCCACACTGCAATTTGTGA
- a CDS encoding B12-binding domain-containing radical SAM protein: MAYFKHLCLVEAPQTIITPFPRFITDCIGVCYLAAAVKDDVESLVMPDNYYNDGIFDSMRELMKKGPIDLVAISSMTGAFNQAERLARIAKDSGAFVVMGGFHPTALPDEVLKLDCVDAVVIGEGEVTFRELVLHGPSRDVKGLGYKEGGEIVYTGVRENIADINSIRFPLRSLRPERYGEKGDAYSIDTIYTSRGCPWSCSFCANDQMHKGWRGRSAENVVEEIALLHDPDNKKLIKIWDANFLTNIPRAEKICDLLIERGLTNFRIMTESRAKDIVRAERILGKLQKIGLSKVGLGIESPNANTLELMNKKNTLDDVAKAIALCRQYSIGAEGYFIIGHYTENEQDTMVYPEFAKSLGLRHALFMIMTPYPGTGIFTEYKNEGKIRSFDWDLYNNYCPVIETRTMDRQKLVSMLAYCNAAFNGYRSVMKRNTSNELLLNFMIDLFQFCFLLRVNKNLSHEEIGNVLYKALVQFLDHTNGEVSIPAPSSTRRLAKPLTLRLRQSKERCIDYSLDERDGNRVLSMTRHDGRRTPSVGGPEVRLDKLIDCACAMSMDKLMSVLYRNEWMRNNPGKMTGQLLTILGDPEVLRVAARIIALYMGTRWKKF; encoded by the coding sequence ATGGCATATTTCAAACATCTCTGTCTTGTCGAAGCTCCTCAGACTATCATTACTCCCTTTCCCCGTTTCATTACTGACTGTATCGGTGTCTGTTATCTGGCTGCAGCTGTGAAAGATGATGTCGAATCCCTTGTTATGCCCGATAACTATTACAATGACGGGATTTTTGACAGTATGCGGGAACTTATGAAAAAGGGTCCGATTGATCTTGTTGCTATTTCATCCATGACCGGAGCGTTCAACCAGGCTGAACGGCTTGCCCGAATTGCCAAAGATTCCGGTGCATTTGTGGTGATGGGAGGCTTTCACCCGACAGCGCTGCCGGATGAGGTGCTCAAGCTCGACTGTGTTGATGCTGTTGTGATCGGAGAGGGCGAGGTGACCTTCAGGGAGCTGGTACTGCATGGACCTTCACGGGATGTGAAAGGCCTTGGATACAAGGAAGGTGGAGAGATTGTCTACACGGGAGTACGGGAAAACATCGCCGATATCAACTCGATCAGGTTTCCGCTGCGCAGTCTCAGGCCCGAGCGTTATGGAGAAAAAGGAGATGCCTACTCTATAGACACCATCTATACTTCGAGGGGGTGTCCCTGGTCATGTTCGTTCTGCGCCAATGATCAGATGCATAAGGGGTGGAGAGGCAGAAGTGCCGAAAATGTGGTTGAGGAGATTGCCCTCCTGCATGATCCTGACAATAAAAAGCTCATCAAAATCTGGGATGCCAATTTCCTTACCAACATTCCGCGTGCCGAAAAAATCTGTGATCTGTTGATCGAAAGGGGATTGACCAATTTCCGGATTATGACGGAGAGCAGGGCAAAGGATATTGTTCGTGCCGAACGTATTCTCGGCAAACTGCAGAAGATAGGATTGAGCAAAGTCGGGCTCGGCATTGAGAGCCCGAATGCAAACACGCTTGAACTGATGAACAAAAAGAACACCCTTGACGATGTAGCCAAAGCTATAGCCCTTTGCAGGCAGTACAGTATTGGCGCGGAAGGCTATTTCATTATCGGTCACTACACCGAAAATGAGCAGGATACCATGGTCTATCCCGAGTTTGCCAAATCGCTCGGTCTGCGCCATGCACTCTTTATGATCATGACCCCCTATCCGGGTACCGGAATTTTTACCGAGTACAAAAACGAGGGGAAAATCCGCTCTTTTGACTGGGATCTTTACAATAATTACTGCCCGGTTATTGAAACCCGTACGATGGATCGCCAGAAGCTTGTTTCCATGCTTGCCTACTGTAATGCGGCATTCAATGGCTACCGGTCGGTTATGAAGCGAAATACCTCAAACGAGCTGCTGCTCAACTTCATGATAGACCTGTTTCAGTTCTGCTTTTTGTTGCGGGTGAACAAAAATCTCTCCCATGAAGAGATAGGGAATGTTTTATACAAAGCGCTCGTGCAGTTTCTGGATCATACGAATGGAGAAGTTTCAATCCCGGCTCCCTCCTCCACCAGAAGATTGGCGAAACCCCTTACTCTCAGGCTCCGGCAGTCAAAAGAGCGTTGTATTGACTATAGTCTCGATGAGCGTGATGGCAACCGGGTACTTTCCATGACCAGGCACGATGGTCGTCGCACACCTTCTGTTGGAGGCCCGGAGGTTCGCCTTGACAAGCTGATAGATTGTGCCTGCGCCATGTCGATGGACAAGCTCATGAGTGTGCTCTACCGAAACGAGTGGATGCGCAACAATCCCGGAAAAATGACCGGCCAGCTTCTCACCATTCTTGGTGACCCGGAAGTATTGCGGGTTGCCGCCAGGATTATTGCACTCTACATGGGTACACGGTGGAAGAAGTTCTGA
- the hcp gene encoding hydroxylamine reductase, giving the protein MSMYCDQCQESVHGSGCTVRGVCGKDDMTAKLQDVLVYAAEGLALAAEKQPGSVSRNVGQLISESLFVTVTNTNFDEDAIVAQIRKTLALRDELKATLAVHPEHDAARWSGSTKDEFLAKAEAAGIESLSENEDFQSLKSLVLYGIKGLAAYTDHAAVLGYHDDDIYLFYVKGLAALTKALSADELTALVLETGGIAVKAMALLDKANTESYGQPEITTVKTGVGKNPGILISGHDLRDMEDLLKQTEGTGVDVYTHCEMLPAHYYPAFKKYTHFVGNYGGSWWAQDREFDSFNGPILMTTNCIVPVRESYRNRMFTTGMAGYPGLKHLPARTEGGQKDFSALVALAKTCPAPKELENGQIVGGFAHNQVIALADKVVAAVKSGAIKRFVVMAGCDGRHNSRQYYTDVAAALPDNTVILTAGCAKYRYNKLELGDIGGIPRVLDAGQCNDSYSLAVIALKLKEVFGLDDINDLPISFDIAWYEQKAVTVLLALLYLGVKGIRLGPTLPEFLTPNVAAVLVEKFGIKPIGTVDADVEAMMVGA; this is encoded by the coding sequence ATGAGTATGTACTGTGATCAGTGTCAGGAGAGTGTCCATGGCAGTGGATGTACGGTGAGAGGAGTATGCGGAAAGGATGATATGACCGCGAAGTTGCAGGATGTGCTTGTCTATGCAGCCGAGGGTCTTGCGCTCGCAGCCGAAAAACAGCCGGGAAGTGTGTCGCGAAATGTCGGTCAGCTGATCAGCGAATCGCTTTTTGTAACCGTTACCAATACCAATTTCGATGAGGATGCTATTGTTGCGCAGATCCGCAAGACCCTTGCCCTTCGTGATGAACTGAAGGCAACTCTTGCCGTTCACCCGGAGCATGATGCCGCCCGATGGAGTGGCAGCACAAAGGATGAGTTTCTGGCAAAAGCCGAAGCGGCAGGCATCGAAAGCCTGAGCGAAAACGAAGACTTTCAGTCACTCAAAAGCCTTGTGCTCTATGGCATCAAGGGTCTTGCCGCCTATACCGACCATGCGGCGGTGCTCGGTTATCATGACGACGATATCTATCTGTTTTACGTGAAGGGTCTTGCCGCTCTGACCAAAGCGCTTTCAGCTGATGAACTGACCGCGCTGGTGCTCGAAACCGGCGGAATTGCCGTCAAGGCGATGGCACTGCTCGACAAGGCCAACACCGAGTCCTACGGTCAGCCGGAAATCACCACGGTTAAAACCGGTGTCGGCAAAAACCCCGGCATCCTCATTTCAGGTCACGACCTGCGTGATATGGAAGATCTGCTGAAGCAGACCGAAGGAACCGGAGTCGATGTCTATACGCATTGCGAAATGCTTCCGGCCCACTACTATCCGGCATTCAAAAAGTACACACACTTTGTCGGCAATTATGGTGGTTCATGGTGGGCGCAGGACCGGGAGTTCGACTCCTTCAACGGGCCGATTCTCATGACGACCAACTGCATTGTGCCGGTTCGCGAATCCTACCGCAACCGGATGTTTACCACCGGCATGGCAGGTTATCCCGGACTGAAGCATCTTCCGGCACGCACTGAAGGCGGTCAGAAAGACTTTTCAGCCCTTGTTGCGCTGGCAAAAACCTGCCCGGCGCCAAAAGAGCTTGAAAACGGCCAGATTGTCGGCGGATTTGCCCATAACCAGGTGATTGCCCTTGCCGACAAGGTGGTTGCTGCCGTCAAGAGCGGAGCTATCAAGCGCTTTGTGGTGATGGCCGGCTGTGACGGACGCCATAACTCCCGTCAGTACTATACCGATGTAGCCGCTGCGCTGCCCGACAATACCGTCATCCTGACGGCAGGGTGTGCCAAGTATCGCTACAACAAGCTGGAGCTTGGTGACATTGGCGGCATTCCGCGTGTGCTTGATGCAGGCCAGTGCAACGACTCCTACTCACTTGCGGTCATTGCCCTGAAGCTAAAGGAGGTATTCGGTCTTGATGATATCAACGATCTGCCGATCTCCTTTGATATCGCATGGTACGAGCAGAAAGCCGTAACGGTGCTGCTTGCACTGCTCTATCTCGGAGTCAAAGGTATCCGTCTCGGACCGACACTTCCCGAATTTCTCACCCCCAATGTAGCTGCAGTGCTGGTGGAGAAGTTCGGTATCAAGCCGATCGGAACAGTTGATGCCGATGTGGAAGCCATGATGGTTGGCGCATAA